In the Vulpes lagopus strain Blue_001 chromosome 16, ASM1834538v1, whole genome shotgun sequence genome, one interval contains:
- the KCTD12 gene encoding BTB/POZ domain-containing protein KCTD12, translating into MALADSTRGLPNGGGGGGGSGSSSSSAEPPLFPDIVELNVGGQVYVTRRCTVVSVPDSLLWRMFTQQQPQELARDSKGRFFLDRDGFLFRYILDYLRDLQLVLPDYFPERSRLQREAEYFELPELVRRLGAPQQPGPGPPPPHSRRGVQKEGSLGDELLPLGCAEPEQQEGSSAGAPSPTLELASRSPSGGAAGPLLTPSQSLDGSRRSGYITIGYRGSYTIGRDAQADAKFRRVARITVCGKTSLAKEVFGDTLNESRDPDRPPERYTSRYYLKFNFLEQAFDKLSESGFHMVACSSTGTCAFASSTDQSEDKIWTSYTEYVFCRE; encoded by the coding sequence ATGGCTCTGGCGGACAGCACACGTGGATTACCCAACGGGGGTGGCGGCGGGGGTGGCAGCGGCTCCTCGTCctcctccgcggagccgccgctcTTCCCCGATATCGTGGAGCTGAACGTGGGGGGCCAGGTGTATGTGACCCGGCGCTGCACCGTGGTGTCGGTGCCCGACTCGCTGCTCTGGCGCATGTTCACGCAGCAGCAGCCGCAGGAGCTGGCCCGGGACAGCAAAGGCCGCTTCTTTCTGGACCGAGACGGCTTCCTCTTCCGCTACATCCTGGATTACCTGCGGGACTTGCAGCTCGTGCTGCCCGACTACTTCCCCGAGCGCAGCCGGCTGCAGCGCGAGGCCGAGTACTTCGAGCTGCCGGAGCTCGTGCGCCGCCTCGGGGCGCCCCAGCAGCCcggcccggggccgccgccgccgcactCGCGGCGCGGGGTGCAGAAGGAGGGCTCGCTGGGCGACGAGCTGCTGCCGCTCGGCTGCGCGGAGCCCGAGCAGCAGGAGGGCTCGTCGGCCGGGGCGCCGTCGCCCACGCTGGAGCTGGCTAGCCGCAGCCCGTCCGGGGGTGCGGCGGGCCCGCTGCTCACGCCGTCCCAGTCTTTGGACGGCAGCCGGCGCTCGGGCTACATCACCATCGGCTACCGCGGCTCCTACACCATCGGGCGGGACGCGCAGGCAGACGCCAAGTTCCGGCGAGTGGCGCGCATCACCGTGTGCGGCAAGACGTCGCTGGCCAAGGAGGTGTTCGGCGACACCCTGAACGAGAGCCGGGACCCCGACCGGCCTCCCGAGCGCTACACCTCGCGCTATTACCTCAAGTTCAACTTCCTGGAGCAGGCCTTCGACAAGCTGTCCGAGTCGGGCTTCCACATGGTGGCGTGCAGTTCCACGGGCACCTGCGCCTTCGCCAGCAGCACCGACCAGAGCGAGGACAAGATCTGGACCAGCTACACCGAGTACGTCTTCTGCAGGGAGtga